ATGCGCCGAGAGCAGACAGCGTCCGGATATGGCCATACACATGGCTCCGTGTACGAAAACTTCGAGTTCCAGGCCGCTCACGCTTTCGGCAATGGCGCGGATGCGGCCGGCACCCAGTTCACGGGCCAGGTTGACGCGGCGTACGCCCTGATCCCGCCAGAATCGGGCGGCGGCGGAGTTGGAAGTATTGGCCTGGGTGGACAGATGCACAGAAATATCCGGAACGCGCCGCCGGGCCATGTCCAGAATGCCCGGGTCGGCGATGATGATGCCGTCCACGCCGGAGTCGGCCGCCTGTTCCAGATATTCCTCAGCCGGGGCGAGATGCTCTTCCCAAGCCAGAAGATTGAGCGTGAAATACACCTTTACCTGCCGATCATGGGCTCTGGTCACGGCCCGGCGCAGTTCCGGAAAGGAAAAACCGCCGGATTTGGCCCGCAGATTGAGCCCCTCTCCGCCCAGATATACGGCGTCGGCGCCGTAGGTCAGGGCAGTGTCCAGCTTTTCGGGGTCCGCCGCCGGAACCAGTAATTCAGGCATGGACATGGGATCAGTCGGGCACGGGTTGTCCCAGAGCGGCCCGGTGTTCTTTCATGCGCCGGACCAGATCGTAGGAAGCACGCAGGCCGCCCTTGCCCCGCCCGAGGGCGATGTTGGGCTTGTAGGCGCCGTGAAAGTCCGAGCCGGCGCTGGGCAGCAGGTCGAGCTTGCGGCAGAGATGGGCGTACAGGTTGGTCTGGCCCTGGGTGTGCATGGAATAGTGTACCTCCACTCCGTCCAGACCCTGATCTTTCAGGTCCCGCAACAGACTTTCCAGGGCGTTCCCGTCCAGATTCAGGGTGCAGGGGTGAGCCAGCACGATGGTGGCCCGCTCCGCCCTCAGGAGCTCCATGGCCTGTCCGGGAGTGAGCTTTTCCTTGGGCGCATAGCCCTTGGTACCTGGCCGTAGCCAGCTGTGAAAAGCTTCGTTCAGGCTGCGAACCACATTTTTGCGGACCAGCATTTCGGCGATATGCGGCCTGCCCACGGACCCGCCGCCGGCCGCTTCTTCCAG
Above is a window of Desulfomicrobium orale DSM 12838 DNA encoding:
- a CDS encoding PHP domain-containing protein, with amino-acid sequence MTEIDLHTHSTASDGSFTPAELVAEAVRLRLKALALTDHDTILGLPEARVAGQRLGLELIGGCELSVSCDHGSMHLLGLWIPGEPAVLGPALARLAELRIARNKAIVHNLNRHGIDLTYAELEEAAGGGSVGRPHIAEMLVRKNVVRSLNEAFHSWLRPGTKGYAPKEKLTPGQAMELLRAERATIVLAHPCTLNLDGNALESLLRDLKDQGLDGVEVHYSMHTQGQTNLYAHLCRKLDLLPSAGSDFHGAYKPNIALGRGKGGLRASYDLVRRMKEHRAALGQPVPD